The sequence CAGTAAACACATACTTGACATAGCATGACATGTAAACCCAAGTTAAATTAACAATATAAAGTAGGCCTACCATGTCATATAAGGGTGGTGGAGGGAGCTGTGGCAGCTAATGCTTTTGGCATGAGCATGATCATCAGAGCAACAGCAATAAGTGAAGTTATAAAATCCCAGCTGTACACCTGCATAATTATGACTGGATGTATCTAGCCACACAGCTGTAAATCTGCCTGAACTATATGTTTTTTCTATCTTTTATATGGGATGCATTACATTGTGggattttaaacaaaaagaagtGTACATATCCTGATAGTTACGTAATGTAATTAGATTCAATAAGATTCAATGAGTAAAGGCATAGCCCTAGCACCGCCGTTCCCACCACGTGCATCACACGCCGTGCTTAGGGCACCGAGTGCTGAGGGGGCACTAAAAATAACCTAATGAAAAATCATCAgtcataataattataatgcCAACATTATTTTAGTATGGAAATATTAGCCACTTTTGAGGCATGTATATCACAAAACAGGACAAGAGTTGCTCAAGAAAGTAACAATGTTACCCCCGaaacacgcacagacacacactctcaacTTTCCAAGCGTCCCGTGGGTGCCCTTCCCTATCTCAGTGGTCTGTTGGATTGCGCCCAACAAAGTTTGACAGTAGAAGTAGAAACTTTTTTGGAAATGGACTCAAAAAGACAGCAGGAGTCAGGAGccgagaaaagaaagaagaagaaactgtgaGATGATGCCCGTGCATCACTTGCAGGTAAGTATGTTTAATCATTCTTAAATATGGGAATTGTGTTGCTAATGTAATGGTTAGCCTATGCTCACACCACAAACTAGCTGACgttttgctaatgttagcagacTCAAATATGTAATAAACTTAAGTGCAAGCTAAATTGAGAGTTTACTTTAACACTATGCATTTTACAAGTAACTGACGCCAGCTAGCTGTTACTTTactaacttttatttatttatttattttgacgtGACGTGGTCAATACTTTCATAGTAACATAGCAGTCAGTGCGGAAGGTAGGCTAACACTTCCTTTTGCTTCAGACCATTTATAACCGTAGCGTGTGATTAAGGCATTAAGCAAAGTTGACCTTGCATAGTGTCATTTAAGAACACATATTTTGGCGTTTACAATGCCCAATAAACCAACAACCATCTTTAGGATTGTCAATCAGTAGAATTCAGCAGAATGTAGGCTACCGTCTCTCACACAAATTAGGTGAGGTGTCGGATGTGCAGTGGGACAGAAAATGGCTCTTGACATTGTGAACTGTTACTGTAAAGtaatctcagaattatgagaaaaaaaatctgaattctgactttaatctcataaatttttcaccagtggccctaatcctcttccgtacaaAGGCATGGACGACATCTGCTTGTGaaatagaaaaatgttttgtagaCAAACTGCTCTCGTAACCGTATATGAGTTGTATTCAATTAAAtggtaaaataatgtttaagaTTCAGACATGTAGTCTTGTGTAAGGTGTatcgctttcttcttttctctaggtaagatacaaatataaaatgtcattatgAATGATATAAAGCAAACATTATTGAATTGTGTGCAATATTCATTCTAGTATTAGATCAAATTAGAATTATCAAATAGTTGATAAATAAGTCATAAAAGGGGAGAGCTCCTTGGCTGCATGCTTCCATTTTTAAACGTTTATGAGTTTTTTGGTATAAGATTCtttgtttgaatattttgtCTCTTTCTATACCGATCCTTTTTCTTCGTATTTCTAAATACAATACAAGGAGGAGCACTTGGCCAAGAAGAGGATACAGACAATGAGCAACCATCTACAAGCGCGCATATGTCACTCACCCTCTGACATCAAGACAAGGAGGAGCGCTGAGATTTGTACCAGAGGCTCGAAAAGAGGACCCCCCAGAGCCCAAAATACCAGGGTTAAATCCCATTGAGGTGTGTGAGAAAGCACAACAGGTTTCTGTAGTCTGACTCCCTTCTTCACCCATGCTTCACAAGGGGGTGTGACAAAAACTGATCTCCCCTGTCATGTACTGTCTGTAGTGTCTATCTGTAATCTAATGTAATTTATGTAATGGAATGTCTGCAATGTCTGTATATTGTTTGTATATCTGTTTTGTATATTGATTGTTATGGGGTATCTTTCTGTTCTCCTGTTTTGATTGTGTATCATTCTGAGGACTGATTATGTTTCTGTTTGGATGTTTGGCGTATCATTCTGAGTTGtagtgtgtttctgtttcctgttttattttggtagtctggtTTTCTTTCTTGTCTAGTATTGCTTCCTGTTTTTTCCCGCCTTTTTTGATTACTCTGCCACTCCTAATGTGTTGCGCCTGTTCCCCAGCACTAGTGTCACCTGATCCTTGTTTTCTCAagtacctcttgtatttaacctctgtgttccctttgtcttgtgtcagatcATCTTTTTGCGTTTGTGTTCTGTCAGcgtattttcagtctgtgtgttTGGAATCTTTTTTCCTGTGAGTTTTTGCCTTCTTCCTTTTGCCACCTTGTGTGTTCTGCTTTTTGAATCCCTGGTTTTGTTGgaactctttttcttttttttaataaattctcAAGCTCAAacctctcctgcctgcctgatCTCTGCATTAGGGTCCACAATTCCCTGATCTGCAACAATGTCTATCTGTAATGTCTtgtctgtaatgtaatgtctatGAAAGGTCTGACTTCAAAGAGGGAGGGATGATTAGCATGCGCATCTTGTGCTGCGTTGGATTGAGGCATAGGTGACTGCACCATCTCTGAATTTTCCTCATGTGGAGAAGTCCCAGGGGGACCACCACATGACACATCACTTGGCTCTCATGGTGGAAAAGTTTATGTCCACGCCCAGGTAAACTACTGCCTGTTAGGAGCTCAACAAACTCTTTCGCCAgtttatggcaaaacccagTGTTTGTAGATGATGCACAACCTGGACTGTGTGGAGTGTAGCTCTCTCCTGGGAGGGTGCCATAATGAATAAAGTCCAAGTAAAACAGGACCTTGATCCCCTTCCTGTGTAGCGGCTGTAAGGCAGAACGTACAGGGGCCTAGAAAGTAGCCGGATGGCAGCTGATTGCACTGGTATTGACCTCTCTTGAAGGAGAAGCGCAGACATTTCCTGTGTTTGGGGATGATAGGAATGTGAAAACATGCATCCCTCAAGTTCACGGAGGTGAACCACTCGCTGggacacacacattcaagcaCTTGTTTGAAAGTCAGCAtgtgtacgccaaaaccaacagattcaggaacagtttctacccacaagccaNNNNNNNNNNgaacagctgacttctgacccacagtgtcaggttcagttctggtcaataaaactgaaacactgtctatacagcacctgtattattccacttatttagtattactcCATCAGtccactctcacatctcaattatattatttattattattcatcattctcatttccattTTTCAGAACgtcatatgttcatactgttcatattgaaTATAATAACTAATACTATTTTATCCCgtacccttgcactacgcacatttaataattgtattgatctcttcattgcactctgcctctatattgttctgtttagagtatgtataattgtgtatatattagtgtgtatatttctgttttggttgatatgtatgtgtaagcacgtgtgataacaatgctccaaagacaaatgcCTCtatgtcctcatacctggcgaataaagctgattctgattctgattctggacTGGGCACTTTATAATGCACCGGTTGAACTGAGACAGGTCAAAATGGGTCTCATCCCGCCCATGTTTTTCGGTGTGAGAAAATAACGGAAGTAGAAACAGCTGTTCTCCTTCCCTGGAGGGATGGGTGAAATAGCACCTTTGCCAGCAGCTCCGCCAGCTCTAAAGTCAGAGCAGTTCTCCACTGGAGATGACATGGTTGTTTCCACCACGCCGGTAAAATGAGGTGGAGAGCTTGCAAACTGAAGCATATAGCCCTTTTGATTAGCTTTGACATCTATGTGTTCATGGGTAACAAGCTTTTCCGAGAGTGGGCCCACGCATGTCATGGGATTTTTGAAGGATGCTAGTTTATAAATTGACCCACTTTGGACTCAAGTAAACTGTGTCAGTGGGTATTGGAACTAGCACACCTAAACCGAATGCAGTCGTCATTAATGTAGATAACTTATAcctgtgccagtgttagccagccagctaattttcaactgtagtcctttgACAAGATGTTATGATAACCATTAATTGACTTGGTCAGTTGTTCCCAGATGTCAAGTCAGCAATAATATACAATTTACAAAagcacagcagcaacacaagACTGGCCATCACTCATGGAGATTAAAccggaaaaagaaaaaaatccgcaaggaaaaacacaaacaacatttaCACTACTTCACAGATACAACATTATACATCAACAGACACTCCTAGCAATGGGCAAAATATATGGAGTGATGTACTACAGGTATTAAGAACTAAAAGACAAGACAAccgctcgagaggaccgtttgttggctcgaaaatccactAGGCCAGAcccatttccactgcagcaAGAGCTCCACCAGACTGGTCCtcgaagtccctgtgtcaaccgaacggtttgtcggattctgtctcgaaatggcctccatggtcgatcagtgcccagaagccagcactaaacaaaagacaattgaaaaactgtgtggcattgccaaggcccacagcctgctaaaaggatagatgctggagaagtggaagaaagggatttttcagatgaatcttctgtgtgattacaccacagttgcccaCAAATATGAgcgagacctactggagccgcatggatccaagattacccagaaacagtgaagtttggggGCGGAAAagtcatggtctggggttacatccagtatgggggggTGCGAAAGATctacagggtggaaggcaacatccatagtctcaaataccaagaaatcttagcttcCTCTTATATTCctaaccataaaagaggccaaattctccagcaggatggtggcgtccatcgcatacttccatcccacttcaaagttcctcaaggcaaagaagatcaagatgtCCAGGATTGGGCCggccagtcaccagacatgaacatcatgagcatatgtggggtaggatgaaaggaagcatggaagaccaaaccaaagaatattgatgaactctgggaggcatgcaagactgcttttccagctattcctgatgacttcatcaatccATTGATGAATCCTAGCACACTgcatgcagtccttcaagctcatggaagtctacaagatattaaatttgaatctcacagcaccgctatttaattgtgctgacatattttagtatttgcagtaatttttgtaaatttctgtataggcaacaaaacttttgtcttgccaaaatttgacctttccgtcttgtttaaataataaatcttttggtagtgaaactaatttattccagtgcattgaacatcatttgggagggttttagctttttatgtgagctatttcttacaNNNNNNNNNNNNNNNNNNNNNNNNtaaaagtcaggttaatagcaggtgtttctacaaaatagataagcgacaagacttttgccAGGGACTGTATGACTGCTCAAAAGCCAGTCCTTAGAAGTAGGCTACAACTTCTTGTTGTTTACATAAcctttttcacttgttttttaaaaaacagattggAATCAAGAATAATAAGCTAgcaatatatttaatataagaCTGTTTCAACAATCTTTCCAGATAGACTTTAGAATCACATTCAGATTCAGTGTGTGTTATactaaaaagaaatgcaaactgTCCTTTTGACATTGAGGTGTAAGTGTGTCATCCAGCCATGTACATGTGCCGTTGTTGCAGTAAGTTTGGCAGCTGCTTGTGCTTTAGTTTTGCCATGGATGTAACGCTCGGCCTCAGTGTCACTTTTCTTGCATCTACTGCGCATGCCCCCAGCTGTCGGGTCATATGACCAAGGAAAACGAAACCAAAAAGACATACAAAGGACAGTCGACGGCGAGAGAAGTACAAGTGTGTGGTTCCTTGTTCGCTGGAATCTCTGTAGGACGGACTAGAACTGGAATGCTGTCAAATCCACGATAAGCTACGTATAGCGTGCTGAGAGATCGTGTACGTCATTAAGTTAATACATATGAGCTGAAAAATATGCGTAGATCTGCTTTAACTGCCGAGAACCTTAGCCAGCCGGCTGTTACTGCTAGCTACTTCGCGCATGTGCCGTTGGGCTTCAGGGACTTATCTTGGCTGTAGAAGCTAAAATCTGAATCTTTGTAAGAAGTTACAGAATGCTTAAAAAGCAGTGACCGGGGTAACAGAGAAGTTAGAGTGGGGCAGAAAAACAGACAGGGTCAAACTTTTAACTTTGAAGACGCAGATCTAGCTGCGcattaaggtgtgtgtgtgtgtgtgagcaggaaAACTAGCTGTGTCTGCTCTGAAGATGAGGCTGAGCGGTGTGCTCGTGTGTCTGTTCCTGCTTTGGGTTGAAGGGTCCTGGGGTGACACACCGGCCAACTGCACCTATGAGGAGCTACTGGGGACATGGGTGTTTCAAGTGTCCAAAGGAGGACACGACAAGACCATTAACTGCTCCGCTGAAGGTAAAACAGCCACCACACTATAAACTGCTCACATTATGGGACCATGGTCGGAAGTTATGGAAGGAGATTATTAACGGTATTCTTGAGTAGTTCCGCAATTTGGAAATCAGGTGACCCGTTGAATTTTTAATAGAGACAGAAACCAAAGCAGGTGATTTCCCTATCCTTTCCTTTTTGAGTAACGTTAGTCTGGtttgaaaaacataatacaCATAGTATCCTTACGACTAATGACAGTGAGTGACCAGCAAGTATGAAATATTATACCTGACTGACCTAAGTCATTATAAAATGCTTTAATGTCAAGCCTTTATTTCATGTATGAACAAGGATCTGAACTTTAGTTGCAAATTGTGTTTGAGCATACAAGGAGGAATTGGACATTCAGTAGTTCTCACTACTCACACATAAAGCCAGCCAAGAACGTTATATTAACATTATATCAGATTGCAATAGAATCATTCTCAACATTGCAAGAACACTGGGttaatatttgtgtttgttgttgttgttgactaATGCTTGGTAATGAATCTAAAACTTGAATCATATCCTACAGTTAAACTCTTGTAGTCTACATTGTATGGTGTGTTGTTCCTCCTCAGCTACAGGCCAGAGCACAGTGACGGTGACCCTGGAGAAACTGTCAGTAGCCACTGATGAGCTGGGGAACATCGGCTTCTTTACCCTCATCTACAACCAGGGCTTTGAAGTGGTCCTTAATGGGTACAAATGGTTTGCCTTCTTCAAGGTAAAATATGCATATTATGCACACTTCATTTATTTGAGTGATCATTTCAGTATTTTGTCATTGTAATTATGCAAAAAACACTATTTTCCTGGGTCAGGTTTTCACTGCCATCTATTAAAAATGCTTGTATTGAGTTAGTTATTATCTCACCATTAATATAATAACTCAACTTGTGTTATGCACTCTGAACTTTATGTTGTCAAAGTTCATCTCATCATTCAGCACATTTTGACATTAAATGTTTAGTTTCACTATTACTCAATTTCCTCTCCCCTCATGTGATAATGGTATTTGGAAAATATGCATTCAGGGCAGGCTAAAATTAATTGGaaatatgcacatttaaaagCTATATTGAAGGTTAATGTTTTAGTCATGTGATATTTCTAGTCACtcacatgactctgagttgagGGAAGTGTCATAGCCTCTCTGTCTTCAAAACTTGGTTATGATTTATTCATGTCTAGTTCAACTTCCCCATTTTCTAGACTTGAGTTAGTTTAATGTAGTAATAGGAGAATAATGGCGAGATCCATAATTCCTTTTGAATGATGTACTGAAATTAGCTTACCATATATGGTTTAATGTGATCTTTATTCAGttgcttttttaaatcctgAGGATTTGCCCTAATCTGATTGTCTGACTACCTTGCCAGTACTCTGAAGATGGCCCTAAGGTGACAAGCTACTGTGACCAGACCCTGCCAGGGTGGGTCCATGATGTTCTGGGACACAACTGGGCCTGTTTTGTGGGGAAGAGAGTCAAACCAGTACCACCCAAAATAGATTACAAACCAGTTTTCAGCAGCAGGTACGTACATTATGATAGCTTGTTACATTCCACAAAATGCAAAGGAGAGAAATGCTAGCTAATGAGCTAGACAGCAGTGGTACATGGGAAAATCTGTTTGTACACAGACTCTCAGCAAAGGCTGTGTTGATGGTCCTTTCAGTGTACTGCGCCATTTCACATTTCGGCTTTAACCTACACATTCATTTCTTCCCTTATTCCTTGCAAATGGGCCCTTGAGTCTGAATTCACATCTGATACATAAAATGTTGACGCACAATTGTTGATGAGGAGGCAATACAGAAATTAATTACTTGAAGAAATTTACTTGAAACAACCTAAAGCTGCTTCCTGGTTTCTTTGGTTCCAGTTGGATTTAAAAAGGTTATTGTCAAGTTACAGGTTTTCAGAAGTTTCAAGTTTAGTGTAATTTTAAACCATAAAAATATATCTGAACAAAATATTGTTTCTCTTGGATCCAGAATGATTTAATTTAGTGATTTAATCATGTGTATGATCCATCGTGTTGTCTAGGCtttcagctttcagtttctatgctcctcatatctggaataaactcccagaaacctgtagatccgctgctactactctcatttctttaaatcaagctgacctttcttttgatgcttcctttctttaaatgactaatcatttctttaaatttcttatgtgcactgtaaattttattcttgtgttttatgttctctttgtttttaactgtctttcatgtgttttaaccggtttttaatgcttgtgatttttaactgtttttacttgtgttttatctgtttaactgattttgtgtaagcactttgaattgtccccttgttgctgaaatgtgctatacaaataaagctgccttgccttgccttgcctaggcTCCCCACCAAAACTGCCAATTTATCATTATGTTTACAGCATGTCCCTCCACTGATAAAGATGATCAGTGGAATATGAGGTCTGTCTGTGAATGCAAAGCTTTGGAAGTTAACCCTTGTTTCTTCCTACATGAAAGTCCATACAAACATATAGTGCATTTTTATGCTTAACTTTctactggggggaaaaaaaagagtcctTTTCCACCCAACTTTCAAGCCATTTGGGGATGCATGTCAAGTTTTATTACTCATGCTTGGTCAGTGTGTATGAAAGCCCCTAACTCAGGAAATCGCACCTTCACTATATCACGCCATATTTTCCCCACATTCAGGAAGCTCACAATTGCAACTGAAACATTTACACTGTTTAGTATTAATTTGTAGATAACACATTCTTTCAGCATGAAATGTGAACATTTGCACCCATTTACACTTGTCTCTTGGCTGGACTTTGAACTGGAGTAGGATCTTTTCTCCACATGATTCTGTATTGAATGCTGGGAGTTATACTACTCATAAACATTCTGTTAGGTGCAGTTTCTTACTGGAACAGTCTTCAGCACTCAAGGCAACAATTTAGCTTGCAACCGCTTTTCAAAGCTGTATTTGACATCTGTATCAAAAACTTGTTATTTGGATATGCAGGTCTTTATTATCCAAGTTAAACCTACAAACAGAAGTTTTTTTGCATTGCTACTGTATAATCTCATTATACTGTCAGGTGTGggtatttttttcaaagctgtACACGTTAACCAACTAACATTGATGACATACTATGATTCAACTGAACAATTTGTCAGGTGTTTCATGGAATGGTGGACCCAAGTGCAGAGAGCAGGCAGGCAAAAGTTGAGCTTGACggtttattaaacaaaaagcaaagtAGAAACAAACTAAGGTAGTCCTGAGAGGGGCAGGCAAAAATTAatccaaagagaaaaaaaaaaacatgaacagggAATCAAAAAACAAGAGCTGAACAAACCAGAAACTGAGAccaaaaaaaatccaggaaGCAAGGAACCAGACCCAAACTGACACGGGGAGACACGACAGgcatacacaaacactacaatgacctgacaaagactaaatacactggGTAACGAGAAAACAAGAgtcaggtgacacaagggctggcaAACAGGTGGAAAAATCAGGTAAtcaatcacaagagcgggaaaatacaggaagtaaaaatagaccacaaaacaaaaaacccagactgtcaaaaataaaacgGGAAACCGAACAGTGGGAcgacacaagacaggaactacaactagacaagacaaggtaGCAAACACGGACTATGACATGAAACAGTAAACAGAGTAATAAACagggaacaaaaaaataaaacgagACAAGACGTGACACCAAAACCATAACGCAATTGTTCCAAtgtctttgttctgtttgtgtggCAGATAagcccctttttaaaaaacaaacaaaaaaacacgtactgtatgtttccTTATTCACCCTCTAGGCTGCTCCAGAAGCCTTACAGACACAACCTGGACTTCATTGATTCCATCAACTCTGTTCAGAAATCGTGGAAGGCTGCGCCCTACCCAGAGCATGAGATGTACACTCTGAAGGAACTGCACTACCGAGCAGGGGGGCCCGCCTCCCGTATCCCTGTGTGAGTATTTACTCTAACTAATATTGGTTCCTAAATTAATAACTAGTATACTCaaaattactattattactactatGTTATTGTTCTCCATGAATCCTGCTGTGCTTTGTCCTATTCATTCGGTGAGGAGGTGTATGAAACTGCTTTTATACACAGTACCAATACTCATCACACACAAAACCTAAACAGATGACCCCTTAAGACAAGATGGCTGCTTTTCTTCCACATcagtattttattgtttttcagtaCTACATTGTGTAACATGGcctcttgttttattttcattgggATGTGTGTTGCAGTCTCCAAATTCAGTTAGCTATATTTTGTACAGCCAAGCAGCCTGTGCAAAATAAACATGCACTTTACTAACAATAGAAGGAAAAACAGCACAACTAGCATCTGCTTAAAACCTTCAAGTTGGCTAAAGGATTCTCCTTACTTAAGGTGGAGCTACATGCATTTCCTTTCTATAGTAATAGGTTTTCTGTAAAAACGGTTTGTCAATGCAAAATATTTACCACACAATTCCCTTATTTTTACGCTAGGCGTGTTCGTTCTATGCCTGTGAAAGCTGATTTAGCCAAGATGGCGGCAGCTCTACCTGAGCACTGGGATTGGAGGAACGTTGATGGTGTTAACTACGTCAGCCCTGTGCGAAACCAAGGTGAAATTCAATTGCTGTCCTGCAGAATCCTAGAAGCTCAGTATTTACTGTTGTGTGCCGACATGCAAAGGTAGTTCATTCAAGACATACCAAAATGAAGATGGAGAGATAACTGTACTCTACTGTATCTGAGTGCACATATTAGAGATGTCAGCTACATCAATCGGAAGACTTGCAGGAGGCAGACAAAGCTGTACTTTTACACTTGAGCAGCCGTCAGTAAGGGCAGACACTGAACAGCAGCCACTCGCCTACTTGGCTTCCCTCTTGGCACACCTGGGTCTGCTTTCTGCTCTCCTCCTTTGTTTCTGCACAGCTTAGTGTGAGGGTGGAGGGATTATTCGTGGTGAGTAGTTAGAGTGACTGAGAGGGCCTCTGTAGGACTGGGCTTAAGGATCTGGAGAGGGCTGTAGAGTTTCAATAGAAGCCCACTAAGCCACTTTGCAGTGCTGCTGAGCTTATTTTTGCTTTAGTGTTTTGAGTCAGGTGGATCTGACAGGTTCCATTTCAGTTCACAAAAATTGGTATGATTGAGGATGAATTGGTCTGCCTGCCTCTTAACATCACATGCAACCCAACAGTAACTTTTAAGGGAAGCTGCAGGTGTAACTGGCATTGTAGCAGATTAAAGCTTTATAAATTCTGTGAGAGAGGTCTAAGGTTTGTGTACTATGGGTCCACCATGACAAACTTTTCATCTCTCATCTCAGAAACTTATTGAATATTTGGAATGCAATGTTTTCCCACTAGCACCGatctttaatttaaatattgttGCACCTTATTAGTCTTAAGAGACTTAGAACTAAATGAAAACTGTTCTCACTGCCCACCTAACTTGAATCATTACTACAATTAAAGCTCACTGCAAATCCCAACAGCCTCTGTTCTCTGACCTAATTTGTTTCTGCAGAGCATTTTATTTAAGATCCTGGTGTCCCACATTATTGATGGTAACCAGGGGCTTGCTCTGTTGCGTGTACTGGGGCTGGAACATATTCTTGAACAAATGTGCAGGTGGACAGAATTACCAATTTATTAGGAGTTTATTTCAGGGGTGTTTTAGCAGATCGCATGTGCAGGTCTACCTTCAGTATCTTTGGACAGTTTTGGTTGACAATGTCAGAGGTGTTGACATTATCgccatgtttttattgttgttgcagCATTGTATTATATTGAAAGGTGCTTCCAATGTTTAGTCTACTTTATTTGCATAGATTAGGACAGAATTACTAGAAGTACCTCTTAATGTAATGCTATCTAGTACAACACCAGTTGACAATCGAGGAAAAACTGAACATCACAAGCTTTACAAAGTCAGGATTTATTGCAGTGCTATTGTATTGTAAATCGTTGAGGTTCTGTTTCAGCATCATGCGGAAGCTGCTACTCTTTTGCTTCCATGGGAATGCTGGAAGCTCGTGTTCGAATCCTCACCAACAACACTGAGACTCCCATCCTCAGCCCGCAACAAGTGGTCTCCTGTTCTGAA comes from Etheostoma spectabile isolate EspeVRDwgs_2016 chromosome 3, UIUC_Espe_1.0, whole genome shotgun sequence and encodes:
- the ctsc gene encoding dipeptidyl peptidase 1 isoform X2, whose product is MRLSGVLVCLFLLWVEGSWGDTPANCTYEELLGTWVFQVSKGGHDKTINCSAEATGQSTVTVTLEKLSVATDELGNIGFFTLIYNQGFEVVLNGYKWFAFFKYSEDGPKVTSYCDQTLPGWVHDVLGHNWACFVGKRVKPVPPKIDYKPVFSSRLLQKPYRHNLDFIDSINSVQKSWKAAPYPEHEMYTLKELHYRAGGPASRIPVRVRSMPVKADLAKMAAALPEHWDWRNVDGVNYVSPVRNQASCGSCYSFASMGMLEARVRILTNNTETPILSPQQVVSCSEYSQGCDGGFPYLIGKYVQDFGVVDESCFPYVAKDSPCGVPQNCGRMYTAEYNYVGGFYGGCSEMAMMLELVKNGPMGVAFEVYPDFMHYKEGIYYHTGLEDPFNPFELTNHAVLLVGYGRCHMTGQKYWIVKNSWSTSWGEDGYFRIRRGSDECAIESIAVAANPIPKL
- the ctsc gene encoding dipeptidyl peptidase 1 isoform X1 → MRLSGVLVCLFLLWVEGSWGDTPANCTYEELLGTWVFQVSKGGHDKTINCSAEATGQSTVTVTLEKLSVATDELGNIGFFTLIYNQGFEVVLNGYKWFAFFKYSEDGPKVTSYCDQTLPGWVHDVLGHNWACFVGKRVKPVPPKIDYKPVFSSSRLLQKPYRHNLDFIDSINSVQKSWKAAPYPEHEMYTLKELHYRAGGPASRIPVRVRSMPVKADLAKMAAALPEHWDWRNVDGVNYVSPVRNQASCGSCYSFASMGMLEARVRILTNNTETPILSPQQVVSCSEYSQGCDGGFPYLIGKYVQDFGVVDESCFPYVAKDSPCGVPQNCGRMYTAEYNYVGGFYGGCSEMAMMLELVKNGPMGVAFEVYPDFMHYKEGIYYHTGLEDPFNPFELTNHAVLLVGYGRCHMTGQKYWIVKNSWSTSWGEDGYFRIRRGSDECAIESIAVAANPIPKL